One part of the Dyadobacter sp. 676 genome encodes these proteins:
- a CDS encoding sulfurtransferase, translating to MNIITADQLKTILENEDPIVIDARGGTDALERYNRAHLENAQFVDLETDLSEKSADPSVGGRHPLPKPEDFGRFLGVLGISPSSTVVVYDDKKGANAAARFWWMLKAAGHEKVYVVSGGLDAIVEAGIDLTQKTASLHALEEYPIKGWQMPTVDADDVALAAADPDSMVIDVREHYRYLGESEPIDLVAGHIPGAVNIPYNSNLRENGEFMSPADLAAKYKEAFASRDPRKVVVHCGSGVTACHTLLALAEAGLHGASLYVGSWSEWSRTGRPVATGEE from the coding sequence ATGAATATCATTACAGCAGACCAGCTCAAAACCATTCTGGAAAATGAGGACCCCATCGTGATCGACGCACGTGGAGGGACCGACGCATTGGAACGTTATAACCGGGCGCATCTCGAAAATGCCCAGTTTGTTGACCTCGAAACGGACCTGTCGGAGAAGTCGGCCGATCCGTCCGTCGGCGGGCGGCATCCGCTGCCGAAACCCGAGGATTTCGGACGTTTTTTAGGGGTCCTAGGCATTAGCCCATCCTCGACGGTGGTGGTTTACGACGATAAGAAAGGCGCCAATGCGGCTGCACGTTTCTGGTGGATGCTGAAAGCTGCCGGTCATGAAAAAGTATATGTAGTAAGCGGCGGGCTCGATGCGATCGTCGAAGCGGGAATCGACTTGACCCAAAAAACGGCTTCGCTGCACGCCCTGGAAGAATATCCTATCAAAGGATGGCAAATGCCGACGGTAGATGCCGACGACGTGGCGCTTGCCGCAGCCGATCCGGACTCGATGGTGATCGACGTGCGCGAGCATTACCGGTACCTGGGCGAAAGCGAGCCGATCGATCTCGTAGCGGGGCATATCCCGGGGGCGGTCAACATCCCTTACAATTCCAATCTGCGGGAAAACGGCGAGTTTATGTCCCCCGCGGACCTCGCTGCGAAATACAAGGAGGCCTTCGCCAGCAGGGACCCGCGAAAAGTCGTTGTACATTGCGGCTCGGGTGTTACCGCCTGCCACACATTGTTGGCACTGGCCGAAGCCGGCTTGCACGGGGCGAGCCTTTACGTGGGCTCCTGGAGCGAGTGGTCGCGGACGGGACGGCCTGTCGCAACGGGAGAAGAATAG
- a CDS encoding cytochrome c, whose translation MIKKIFKWTGITLAGVAFIATCTYAYMSFSMKSRMSKPYVFEKETLTIPKDSASIARGKHLVAIKGCQDCHGNNLEGRVMNEDGAIGRLVASNLTKGKGGLPANYDVSDWIAALRHGVGRGGRPLLFMPSHETTLLSQQDMAALIAYCSRIPEVANVLPANDLGPVAVVMSYLGKMPLLSVEKIDHNRPMIARADSAEGVGQGKYLAVSCSGCHRENFKGGEPLAPGFPPVPDITSTGHVGKWSKEQFIATLTTGKTPEGHVLRNEDMPWKMTAQYTQTELSSLYQYLQSIR comes from the coding sequence ATGATCAAAAAAATCTTCAAATGGACCGGTATCACCCTTGCCGGCGTTGCCTTTATCGCTACCTGTACTTATGCTTACATGTCGTTCTCGATGAAGAGCCGGATGAGCAAACCCTACGTTTTTGAAAAGGAAACCCTCACAATTCCGAAAGACAGTGCGTCCATTGCCCGCGGGAAGCATCTGGTGGCAATCAAGGGCTGTCAGGATTGCCATGGGAACAATCTGGAAGGACGGGTCATGAATGAAGACGGGGCCATCGGGCGGCTTGTAGCCTCCAACCTTACCAAAGGAAAAGGGGGCTTGCCGGCGAATTATGACGTTTCCGACTGGATAGCCGCACTCCGGCACGGCGTCGGCCGCGGGGGCCGGCCGCTTCTTTTCATGCCGTCGCACGAAACGACCTTGCTGTCGCAACAGGATATGGCCGCATTGATCGCCTATTGCAGCCGGATTCCCGAAGTAGCTAACGTGCTTCCCGCTAATGACCTCGGGCCGGTGGCTGTCGTGATGAGCTATCTTGGTAAAATGCCCCTTTTATCGGTTGAAAAAATTGACCATAACCGGCCGATGATCGCCCGTGCCGATTCGGCGGAAGGCGTCGGGCAGGGCAAATACCTGGCCGTTTCATGCTCGGGCTGCCACCGCGAGAACTTCAAAGGCGGCGAGCCGCTTGCGCCCGGCTTCCCTCCCGTTCCCGACATTACTTCCACCGGGCACGTCGGAAAATGGAGCAAGGAGCAATTCATCGCAACGCTTACTACGGGTAAAACACCCGAAGGACACGTGCTCAGGAACGAGGACATGCCCTGGAAAATGACTGCTCAGTATACGCAAACGGAGCTTTCGTCGCTGTACCAGTACCTGCAATCCATCCGATAA
- a CDS encoding AraC family transcriptional regulator has product MAATIIHSADILDFQPVPHPQSVDPNASVPNPGGLVTRYHPEVGNMKFRSLLFPNMHVMNLHWRSQKDVILYDSSSVDTININFHLAGRLDTTFLGLSRDLNMTAGRHNLVFSPEGGDINRVAANESLEMFHLSLDKTFFSGLLGCDDRWSERVQENLMHDRPFSGIAGTVEITPRMQGLIRDVKQTCEAGAVRNLMIQSKILELLALQIEQFRGPQRPQAVAIPAADKEKLHQLKCFLDKHFLDEYSLSELSRICLLNEFKVKKGFKELFGTTVFGYLRKLRMDYAERLLLDSSRSVEEVSDLLGYEHAQHFSIAFKKYRGINPSSVRTRRMLA; this is encoded by the coding sequence ATGGCCGCCACAATTATCCATTCCGCCGACATCCTCGATTTCCAACCGGTACCGCATCCGCAATCGGTCGATCCCAACGCCAGCGTTCCGAACCCCGGCGGGCTCGTGACCCGCTATCACCCGGAAGTAGGCAATATGAAGTTCCGGAGCCTGCTTTTCCCGAACATGCATGTGATGAACCTGCATTGGCGGTCGCAGAAAGACGTGATCCTCTACGATAGCTCTTCGGTAGATACCATTAATATCAATTTCCATCTCGCCGGCAGGCTCGATACTACTTTTCTGGGCCTCTCGCGTGACTTGAATATGACAGCGGGCAGGCATAACCTGGTTTTTTCACCGGAAGGCGGAGACATCAACCGGGTGGCGGCTAACGAGTCGCTCGAAATGTTCCATCTCAGTCTCGACAAAACCTTTTTCTCCGGCTTGCTGGGCTGCGACGACCGTTGGAGTGAGCGTGTACAGGAAAATTTGATGCACGACAGGCCTTTTTCGGGCATTGCCGGTACCGTCGAGATCACCCCGCGCATGCAGGGCCTGATCAGGGATGTAAAGCAAACGTGCGAAGCCGGAGCCGTGCGTAATCTGATGATCCAGTCGAAAATACTGGAACTGCTGGCGTTGCAGATCGAACAGTTTCGCGGCCCGCAGCGACCACAGGCAGTGGCCATCCCGGCCGCCGACAAGGAGAAACTTCACCAACTGAAATGCTTTCTGGATAAGCATTTCCTGGACGAATATTCGCTTTCCGAACTTTCGCGGATCTGTCTGCTGAATGAATTCAAGGTGAAAAAAGGCTTCAAGGAGCTGTTCGGAACCACTGTTTTCGGGTACCTGCGTAAATTGCGGATGGATTATGCCGAACGGTTGCTTCTCGATTCATCCCGTTCGGTGGAGGAGGTTTCGGATCTGCTGGGCTACGAGCACGCCCAGCATTTTTCAATCGCCTTCAAGAAGTACAGGGGGATCAATCCATCGTCCGTCCGAACAAGGAGAATGCTGGCCTGA
- a CDS encoding YceI family protein, with amino-acid sequence MGKYLTAISLLIVSACALAMASGWRIADGCVIRFDGKYAHGTFTGLTGQIRFDPEHPEEAHFDVSLDVASIDTGIALKNKHAKSDKWFDVEKYPRINFLSKSISRTDTGFVVCGELELKGIKKNLAIPFAFTSAGKQYVFCGKFKVNRGDFGIGKVNGKESDSTAVEVSVPVLALE; translated from the coding sequence ATGGGAAAGTATTTAACAGCGATCAGTTTATTGATAGTGAGCGCCTGTGCATTGGCAATGGCAAGCGGGTGGCGAATTGCCGACGGCTGCGTTATCCGTTTCGACGGCAAATATGCCCATGGTACCTTCACCGGACTGACCGGACAAATAAGGTTCGATCCCGAACATCCCGAAGAAGCGCATTTCGATGTATCGCTGGATGTAGCCTCCATCGATACGGGGATAGCGTTGAAAAACAAGCACGCGAAAAGCGATAAGTGGTTCGATGTGGAAAAATATCCTCGCATCAACTTCTTGTCGAAGTCAATAAGCCGTACGGATACCGGGTTCGTGGTCTGCGGCGAACTCGAATTAAAGGGGATCAAGAAAAACCTGGCCATTCCGTTTGCGTTCACATCCGCCGGCAAGCAATATGTTTTCTGCGGGAAATTCAAGGTAAACCGGGGCGATTTCGGTATCGGAAAAGTGAATGGAAAGGAGTCAGATTCAACAGCCGTAGAAGTATCGGTGCCCGTCCTGGCGCTCGAATAG
- a CDS encoding class I SAM-dependent methyltransferase: MDYANASSDYLSANPSWHIEDSPWKATQIIKMLKKNNLRPKSIVEIGCGAGEILNQLHERWEDKTVQLYGYDISPDAYEFCKARERARLKFFNEDLLQTNEKFDLMLMIDVFEHVEDYFGFIRKSARHAEYKIYHIPLDFSALAAFTGHLMKLRKSVGHIHHFTREMALNTLKDCGLEVLDWFYTLSELELNYGKHNFNGRIVNSVRKVLYTVKPELAVKAVGGFSLLVLAK; the protein is encoded by the coding sequence ATGGATTATGCAAATGCTTCGTCCGATTATCTGAGCGCCAATCCCAGCTGGCATATCGAAGATTCGCCCTGGAAGGCAACTCAGATTATCAAGATGCTGAAAAAGAACAATCTACGTCCCAAATCCATTGTCGAAATCGGTTGTGGAGCCGGCGAAATCCTGAACCAGCTGCATGAGCGCTGGGAGGACAAGACAGTACAGCTCTACGGGTATGACATCTCGCCGGATGCTTATGAATTCTGCAAGGCACGGGAGCGGGCCCGCCTGAAATTTTTTAATGAGGATCTTTTGCAGACAAACGAAAAGTTCGATCTCATGCTGATGATCGACGTGTTCGAGCATGTGGAAGACTATTTCGGCTTCATTCGCAAAAGCGCCCGCCATGCCGAATATAAAATTTACCACATTCCGCTGGATTTCTCGGCATTGGCCGCATTTACCGGGCATCTGATGAAGCTGCGAAAATCCGTCGGACATATTCACCATTTCACGCGGGAAATGGCGCTCAACACCTTGAAGGACTGTGGCCTCGAAGTACTCGATTGGTTTTACACCCTTTCGGAGCTCGAACTGAATTATGGAAAGCACAATTTCAATGGGAGGATTGTCAATTCGGTGCGGAAGGTGCTGTACACGGTGAAACCCGAACTCGCGGTGAAGGCCGTCGGCGGATTTTCATTACTGGTTCTGGCAAAGTAA
- a CDS encoding tetratricopeptide repeat protein: MEFLVVIAFFGYVFYLRNYADLRTSSEKEAASLGEGITLYNDGEIEKAYEYFNARIRQKPKSCIAYLYRGLCRKALGEPGEALQDIRTGLSYDDQVSALHVESGKIYLEQGRLDDALAAFNKAVSISEEQSAEPYHWRAMAFVQLGRETEAKQDMDHERTLRELLETAPTRSVAAKEAFFDKRLAINMLMIVLTGALLVYVIKDAESIHLPYLVAVFAAISIGFAEPYKGWLLAVMQSALMLAGYFLLTSPPGDQARQELENFSLYGSIVLTFAASFLGGFLKRALNMK; the protein is encoded by the coding sequence ATGGAATTTCTTGTCGTAATCGCCTTTTTCGGCTATGTTTTCTACCTCCGCAACTATGCCGATCTCCGCACATCCAGTGAGAAAGAGGCAGCCTCCCTCGGGGAAGGCATTACCTTATATAACGACGGTGAAATTGAGAAGGCGTACGAATATTTTAATGCCAGAATCAGGCAAAAACCCAAATCGTGCATTGCCTATCTCTACCGTGGCTTGTGCCGGAAAGCGCTGGGAGAGCCTGGGGAAGCATTACAGGACATTCGGACAGGCCTGAGCTACGACGATCAGGTTTCTGCGTTGCATGTTGAATCCGGCAAAATATACCTCGAACAAGGCCGGCTGGACGATGCGCTAGCGGCCTTCAACAAGGCCGTGAGCATTTCGGAAGAACAAAGCGCCGAACCATACCACTGGCGCGCAATGGCTTTCGTACAGTTGGGACGCGAAACGGAGGCGAAGCAGGATATGGACCATGAACGTACATTGCGCGAGTTGCTGGAAACAGCTCCTACCCGGTCGGTAGCGGCGAAGGAAGCGTTTTTTGACAAGCGACTTGCCATTAATATGCTGATGATCGTGCTGACCGGCGCATTGCTGGTTTACGTGATCAAGGATGCCGAAAGTATCCATCTCCCCTATCTGGTGGCGGTATTCGCCGCCATTTCCATTGGTTTTGCCGAACCTTACAAGGGCTGGCTGCTGGCGGTTATGCAATCCGCGCTCATGCTGGCCGGGTACTTTCTTCTAACGTCCCCGCCCGGCGATCAAGCCAGGCAGGAACTTGAAAATTTCAGTCTTTACGGCTCCATCGTTCTGACCTTCGCCGCCAGTTTTCTCGGTGGCTTTTTGAAAAGGGCACTGAACATGAAATAG
- a CDS encoding pyridoxamine 5'-phosphate oxidase family protein, producing MSTPSPYLVPSRLPKRTYYEHETICSILDEALFCTISYAVDNRPFSIPTAFVRYEDKIYIHGSVGSHFIREIEKGIPVCISVMLTDALVVAKSAFSHSVNYRSVVIFSKAEKIEDAGTKRAAFEWLTNKIVPDSWDYLRPMTDSEVRKTTALAFAFDEASAKMRSGMPKDEAEDLELPIWSGLIPLRTERGIPVADETSINIPLPEHLR from the coding sequence ATGAGCACGCCATCGCCCTACCTGGTCCCGAGCCGCCTGCCTAAACGCACTTATTATGAACATGAAACAATCTGTTCCATCCTGGACGAGGCACTGTTTTGCACTATTAGCTATGCTGTGGACAACCGGCCGTTTTCCATTCCAACGGCCTTTGTCCGCTACGAAGATAAAATTTACATCCATGGCTCGGTAGGCAGCCATTTTATCAGGGAAATCGAAAAGGGCATTCCGGTTTGCATTTCCGTAATGCTGACCGATGCGCTCGTGGTGGCGAAATCGGCATTCAGCCACTCGGTCAATTATCGCTCGGTGGTTATTTTTTCCAAAGCCGAGAAAATTGAAGACGCCGGGACAAAAAGGGCTGCTTTCGAATGGCTTACCAACAAAATCGTCCCTGACAGTTGGGACTACCTGCGCCCGATGACGGACAGCGAGGTAAGGAAGACGACCGCGCTGGCATTCGCGTTCGACGAAGCATCCGCGAAGATGCGCAGCGGAATGCCGAAGGACGAAGCGGAGGACCTTGAACTGCCGATCTGGTCGGGGCTTATTCCCTTGCGGACCGAACGCGGCATTCCCGTGGCCGATGAAACCAGCATAAATATTCCGCTTCCCGAACATTTGAGGTAA
- a CDS encoding PLP-dependent aminotransferase family protein, translating to MNVLSTLIAPEKGGKQPVYIQIANQLMALIKDGTLQSGYRLLSTRQLAAILNVHRRTVVQAYDELLAQGWLESQTGNGTFVARNLPDLRPVPIALDGAGGRDPLKKAGFSFDRPAHLDRAVLKASSRFHLDDGFPDPRLAPLEDLSRAYRSQLLHGNSYQRLGYGDTTGAGWLRQELSAHLNETRGLRTSVANILIVRGMIMGMYLAVTSLVKAGDYVVTDSPGWFGASMNFLQAGARIHYVPVDAHGMDVDALEEFCMKQPVRMVYVTSHHQYPTTVALRPDRRIKLLKLAEKYGFVVFEDDYDFDFHYLSKPLLPLFGADQAGMVLYCGSFTKTISPAFRIGYLVGPEDVIAHLASLRRIIDRQGDSMLENAVAELLQTGVIQRHLRKSVRVYKQRRDFFCELLRTELAGAIRFEVPDGGMAVWARFDPSIDIPELAAKAAKKDLYFSNGQIAGYPPEFRNYIRLGFASSDPGELEQSVKIIRDLL from the coding sequence ATGAACGTGCTGTCGACCCTTATTGCGCCGGAAAAAGGCGGAAAGCAGCCGGTATATATTCAGATTGCCAATCAACTGATGGCGCTGATTAAAGACGGTACGTTGCAATCCGGCTATCGGTTGCTCAGTACCAGGCAATTGGCGGCGATCCTGAATGTGCACAGGCGAACGGTGGTGCAGGCCTATGACGAATTGCTGGCACAAGGATGGCTGGAAAGCCAGACGGGTAACGGAACGTTTGTGGCAAGAAATCTCCCCGACCTGCGACCGGTTCCGATCGCTTTGGACGGGGCAGGAGGCAGAGACCCGTTGAAAAAGGCAGGTTTTTCTTTTGACAGGCCCGCTCACCTGGACAGGGCGGTATTGAAAGCAAGCTCCCGGTTCCACCTCGACGACGGCTTCCCCGATCCGCGTCTTGCCCCGCTTGAAGATCTCTCGCGGGCGTATCGCAGCCAGTTATTGCACGGAAACTCTTATCAACGCCTCGGCTATGGCGATACCACCGGGGCCGGCTGGTTGCGACAGGAACTTTCCGCACATTTGAACGAAACGAGAGGGTTACGGACTTCGGTTGCCAACATACTGATCGTCAGGGGGATGATTATGGGAATGTACCTTGCCGTAACGAGCCTCGTCAAAGCGGGCGATTACGTGGTAACCGATTCGCCCGGATGGTTCGGGGCATCGATGAACTTTTTGCAAGCGGGCGCGCGCATACATTATGTGCCCGTGGACGCTCATGGTATGGATGTGGATGCGCTCGAAGAATTTTGCATGAAACAGCCCGTCAGGATGGTTTATGTAACGTCTCATCATCAATATCCCACCACCGTCGCGCTAAGGCCCGACAGGCGGATCAAACTCCTGAAACTGGCTGAAAAGTATGGTTTTGTGGTTTTTGAAGACGATTATGACTTCGATTTTCATTATCTCAGCAAGCCTCTTTTGCCTCTTTTCGGGGCTGATCAGGCAGGTATGGTGTTGTACTGCGGTTCGTTTACCAAGACGATCTCGCCGGCTTTTCGCATCGGGTATCTGGTAGGGCCGGAGGATGTTATCGCCCATTTGGCATCGCTGAGACGGATTATCGACCGCCAGGGCGATTCAATGCTTGAAAATGCAGTCGCTGAACTGCTTCAAACGGGCGTTATTCAGCGCCATCTCAGAAAATCGGTGCGGGTGTACAAGCAGCGCCGCGATTTTTTCTGCGAACTGTTGAGGACTGAACTGGCCGGTGCCATCCGGTTTGAAGTCCCGGACGGCGGTATGGCCGTCTGGGCCCGATTCGACCCTTCAATCGACATTCCCGAACTTGCTGCAAAGGCTGCAAAAAAGGATTTGTATTTTTCAAATGGTCAGATAGCGGGATATCCTCCCGAGTTCAGGAACTATATACGCCTCGGGTTTGCTTCTTCCGACCCGGGGGAACTCGAACAGAGCGTAAAGATTATCAGGGATTTATTATGA
- a CDS encoding MFS transporter — MIRKIIGAYRTSFSGLSRETWLLSLVILINRCGYMAVPFMSMYITQSLHRSIEDAGIIITLFGAGSVLGAMAGGYLTDKLGFQPVQIGSLISSGVFFVLFSLVSDFTVLCGLIVVLSFFVEAFKPANQTAIAAYSAPENLIRSYALNRLATNIGFGFGTGVGGVLAAINYHLLFWVDGMVYVLAGVLIVLLLPKRKHVTRNDFPQDADVSTASPWRDAFFVRFLVMVTLYMLCFVLLFRLVPVYWKEEMGIGESTIGILLGMNGLIIALFEMVLVRSLANRKPDYIYMVSGPLFSAVAFLALVTPYVLPVVLAVVTVVLFTTGEMLAFPYLSTFVMNRASDLNRGKYSAAYSVAQAVAQIIGPVMGAYVAGHWGYSALWILLIVISCVCALGFRLLFQRKLAL, encoded by the coding sequence ATGATCAGAAAAATTATTGGCGCTTACAGGACGTCATTCAGCGGTTTAAGCAGGGAAACATGGCTGCTAAGCCTCGTGATACTGATAAACCGTTGCGGGTATATGGCCGTTCCGTTTATGAGTATGTACATTACCCAAAGCCTTCACCGGAGCATCGAAGATGCCGGCATCATCATCACACTTTTCGGAGCGGGTTCGGTTCTGGGCGCAATGGCGGGCGGGTATCTTACCGATAAACTGGGGTTCCAACCCGTACAGATCGGAAGCCTGATATCGAGCGGGGTATTCTTCGTCCTTTTCAGCCTCGTCAGCGACTTTACGGTACTTTGCGGACTGATCGTCGTCCTTAGTTTCTTCGTCGAGGCATTTAAGCCTGCTAACCAGACAGCCATCGCAGCCTACTCGGCACCCGAAAATCTGATTCGTTCCTACGCGCTCAACCGTTTGGCTACTAATATTGGTTTTGGCTTCGGAACGGGTGTAGGAGGGGTGCTCGCAGCTATCAACTATCATTTGTTGTTCTGGGTCGACGGTATGGTATATGTGCTGGCCGGGGTGCTCATTGTGCTGCTGCTTCCGAAGCGAAAACACGTTACCAGAAATGATTTTCCGCAAGATGCCGACGTGAGCACCGCCTCGCCCTGGCGGGATGCGTTTTTTGTTCGCTTCCTGGTGATGGTTACCTTATATATGCTGTGTTTCGTGTTGTTGTTCAGGCTGGTGCCGGTGTATTGGAAGGAGGAGATGGGGATTGGCGAATCGACCATCGGAATTTTGCTGGGAATGAACGGTTTGATCATCGCATTGTTTGAGATGGTGCTGGTCCGGAGCCTGGCCAACCGCAAGCCCGACTACATATACATGGTTTCCGGCCCGCTGTTCAGCGCCGTCGCGTTCCTGGCACTGGTTACGCCATACGTATTGCCGGTTGTTCTTGCCGTGGTGACGGTCGTGCTTTTTACAACCGGCGAGATGCTCGCGTTCCCGTATTTGAGCACGTTCGTCATGAACCGGGCCAGCGATCTGAACCGTGGGAAGTATTCCGCGGCTTATTCGGTGGCACAGGCTGTTGCCCAAATCATCGGTCCTGTAATGGGGGCCTACGTGGCCGGGCATTGGGGATACAGCGCGTTGTGGATTTTGCTTATCGTGATCAGCTGCGTATGTGCGCTGGGTTTCCGGCTGTTGTTTCAGCGGAAACTGGCGTTATGA
- a CDS encoding helix-turn-helix transcriptional regulator, translated as MSIVGERIKKYRELKGWNQHKLAKALKKSGKAVISNWETGRNDPSLAELRMMAEIFDTTVAQLVGEVPMLEEPREQYIMIKKDDLIDLQRKALELEADRINNLKEQLEQAQKSGETADTPES; from the coding sequence ATGTCAATCGTTGGCGAACGCATCAAAAAATACCGCGAATTGAAAGGCTGGAACCAGCACAAGCTGGCCAAAGCATTGAAGAAATCGGGCAAGGCGGTGATCTCCAACTGGGAAACCGGAAGAAACGACCCCTCCCTTGCCGAGCTCAGAATGATGGCGGAAATCTTTGATACGACGGTAGCCCAGCTGGTAGGCGAAGTGCCGATGCTCGAAGAACCGCGGGAACAATATATCATGATCAAAAAGGACGATCTGATCGACCTCCAGCGTAAAGCGCTCGAACTGGAAGCCGACCGGATCAATAACCTGAAAGAACAACTGGAACAAGCCCAGAAAAGCGGGGAAACGGCCGACACTCCTGAATCATAA
- a CDS encoding heavy metal translocating P-type ATPase: protein MRLDEKTSAHQRHDDCCSGKARTQHNGHTHAHEHDHEDHNHGSDGDASILKSRWMLWTSLLILGIFLVLTYIARIQLPRFAEIGLMLVAYFLAGNKTVALAFRKAGRGDFFNEFTLMTIATFGAFYIGEFSEGVAVMIFYEIGELFQDIAVNKSKRSIKALLDIRPDTVTVLRNDKPQQTAPENVRIGEKILVRPGEKVALDGTMHSVSGIFNTAALTGEPKPQVIAQNETVLAGMISTEKSVEIEVNALFRDSKLSRILEMVQEASARKAPTQLLISRLARIYTPVVFLLSLLIILAPALFVAPYDFDQWLYRGMVFLVIACPCALTVSIPLGYFGGIGLASRNGILVKGANFLDIITRIDTVVSDKTGTLTKGVFKVQKVETSVDEARFVRMAASLESHSTHPVARAVVEYAGDVELTKPAEVEEIAGHGLKGLIDGKPVLAGNTRLLDKYSVDYPPELAAIVETIVVVAIDNMYAGHFLIADQVKDDAAKAVSDLKGLGISTIMLSGDKDAVVAKVARDLGIDKSYGGLLPEDKVKIVQQLKNQGKRIAFVGDGVNDAPVIALADAGIAMGALGSDATIETADIVIQNDQPSRIASAVKIGKITKSVVYQNISLAFAVKIAVMALGAGGVATLWEAVFADVGVALLAILNAYRIQGRQI, encoded by the coding sequence ATGAGACTCGACGAAAAAACCTCCGCTCATCAACGTCATGACGACTGCTGCTCGGGTAAGGCGCGTACCCAACACAACGGTCATACGCATGCTCATGAACACGACCACGAAGACCACAACCACGGTAGCGACGGCGACGCAAGTATCCTGAAAAGCCGCTGGATGCTATGGACCAGCCTTTTGATACTGGGTATATTTCTGGTTTTGACCTATATCGCCAGAATTCAGCTACCGCGCTTTGCTGAAATCGGACTGATGCTGGTCGCTTATTTTCTCGCGGGAAACAAAACCGTCGCACTGGCATTCCGTAAAGCGGGCCGGGGCGATTTTTTCAATGAATTTACATTAATGACCATCGCCACTTTCGGCGCTTTTTATATCGGCGAATTCAGCGAAGGTGTCGCGGTTATGATATTTTATGAAATCGGGGAGCTTTTCCAGGACATCGCCGTCAACAAGTCGAAACGGTCGATCAAGGCATTGCTTGATATCCGGCCGGATACGGTGACGGTCCTGCGCAACGACAAGCCGCAACAAACAGCGCCCGAGAATGTCCGGATCGGCGAAAAAATCCTCGTCAGGCCGGGAGAAAAAGTCGCGCTCGACGGGACAATGCATTCGGTATCAGGCATATTCAACACAGCGGCACTGACGGGCGAACCGAAGCCGCAGGTTATCGCTCAGAACGAAACGGTGCTTGCAGGCATGATTTCCACAGAAAAATCAGTCGAGATAGAGGTCAATGCGCTTTTCAGGGATTCGAAGCTATCCCGCATCCTGGAAATGGTACAGGAGGCCAGCGCCCGCAAGGCTCCTACCCAACTGCTGATCAGCCGGTTGGCTCGTATTTATACGCCGGTGGTTTTCCTGCTGTCGTTGCTGATTATCTTGGCACCGGCGCTTTTCGTCGCCCCGTACGACTTCGATCAATGGTTGTACCGCGGAATGGTGTTCCTCGTAATCGCCTGTCCTTGCGCATTGACGGTCTCGATTCCCCTCGGTTACTTCGGTGGCATCGGCCTGGCTTCCCGGAATGGCATTCTTGTTAAAGGCGCAAACTTCCTCGACATTATTACCAGGATCGACACGGTCGTTTCGGACAAGACCGGTACGCTCACAAAAGGCGTTTTCAAAGTCCAGAAGGTGGAGACGTCTGTCGATGAGGCCCGGTTTGTCCGAATGGCCGCTTCATTGGAAAGCCACTCGACCCATCCCGTCGCCAGGGCCGTAGTGGAATACGCTGGAGACGTTGAACTGACGAAACCCGCCGAAGTAGAGGAAATAGCCGGGCATGGACTGAAGGGCCTCATCGACGGCAAACCTGTGCTTGCGGGAAACACCAGGCTTCTCGATAAGTATTCGGTTGACTACCCGCCCGAGCTCGCTGCGATTGTGGAAACAATTGTGGTCGTAGCCATCGATAATATGTACGCAGGCCATTTCCTCATTGCCGACCAGGTAAAGGACGATGCCGCGAAGGCGGTTTCCGATCTTAAAGGATTGGGTATTTCAACCATTATGCTGTCCGGCGACAAAGATGCGGTTGTCGCGAAAGTGGCGCGCGACCTGGGCATCGATAAAAGCTATGGCGGTCTTTTACCGGAAGATAAGGTCAAAATCGTGCAACAGCTTAAAAATCAAGGGAAACGCATCGCATTCGTAGGCGACGGCGTGAACGACGCGCCGGTGATTGCGCTTGCCGACGCGGGTATAGCCATGGGTGCTTTGGGCTCCGACGCCACGATCGAAACCGCGGATATCGTTATCCAGAATGACCAGCCGTCGCGCATTGCATCGGCCGTTAAAATCGGCAAAATCACAAAATCGGTTGTTTACCAGAACATTTCCCTTGCATTCGCGGTTAAAATTGCAGTAATGGCGCTCGGTGCCGGCGGTGTCGCCACATTATGGGAAGCTGTTTTTGCCGACGTCGGCGTGGCGCTGCTCGCCATCCTGAACGCCTATCGCATCCAGGGGCGGCAGATATAG